In one Magallana gigas chromosome 9, xbMagGiga1.1, whole genome shotgun sequence genomic region, the following are encoded:
- the LOC105331304 gene encoding baculoviral IAP repeat-containing protein 2: MASSDTLRMNHWTQNQGLRSLDEFVQNEILCQRKYNIPSTNRPVCHSMNMELIRLKSFQNFPSSKSVSTLRLARQGFYYSMEYDVTICFACGCRKRDWRSDDVIEVVHRNMSPDCPLLSSQPTSNIQIGNEQRNWHCINEPEQRINASGNDLSSNNNKLPSSLTSDSVSNGNKITKEPNADRKDKKADVQAFASRKKSNDACSNDFPSSSNRHSSSLTSGSISSGNAIKTEPNIDNIDKKTSSKAPSSNKTANDLLTKTRIQQDKINALIRNLDPLGINFDHPKYPSYSVLAVRVSSFADWPSSLSQTPRDLAVAGFLYAGYGDYTRCFFCGGGLRNWEPGDDPWTEHARWFPKCAFVRQNKGDEFVALVQIQHQELEAMGAPNEHQARDHATGPENVTSERSSEPDVSTLPAFQSVLEMGYPSHVIQQTFDFLKNKKECINIKAEEVMEVILSGDDIPPSSVAKTSDYVKEATARSYEDSINANEQQTKSSLMAVTKESDEADTRSLIEENRQLKDLRMCKICMEKDASIAMLPCGHLCCCADCAPAMRKCPICRQFVKGTVRTWLA, from the exons gtctacgAAGTCTTGACGAATTTGTTCAGAATGAAATATTATGCCAAAGAAAGTACAATATCCCATCAACCAATCGTCCTGTATGTCATTCTATGAACATGGAATTAATCAGACTAAAgtcttttcaaaatttcccGTCCTCTAAATCTGTTTCTACACTGCGATTGGCTCGCCAAGGGTTTTATTATTCTATGgagtatgacgtcacaatctGTTTTGCTTGTGGCTGTCGAAAACGTGACTGGAGGTCTGACGATGTCATTGAGGTCGTTCATCGTAACATGTCTCCTGACTGTCCCCTTCTGTCGTCACAGCCCACTAGCAACATCCAAATTGGAAATGAGCAAAGGAATTGGCATTGTATAAACGAACCTGAGCAGCGAATTAACGCTAGTGGCAACGATTTATCTAGCAATAACAATAAACTACCATCCTCTTTAACTTCAGACAGTGTTTCGAAtggaaacaaaataacaaaagaacCGAATGCTGATAGAAAAGACAAAAAAGCTGACGTACAAGCCTTTGCGTCACGGAAGAAGTCAAACGACGCTTGTAGCAACGATTTTCCTAGCAGTAGCAATAGACATTCATCCTCATTAACTTCTGGAAGTATTTCGTCTGGAAACGCAATCAAAACAGAAccaaatattgataatataGACAAAAAAACTAGCAGTAAAGCTCCTTCGTCAAATAAGACTGCAAACGACCTGTTGACTAAGACAAGAATACAGCAAGATAAGATAAATGCATTAATTCGAAATCTGGATCCATTAGGAATTAACTTTGACCATCCGAAATATCCGTCGTACTCGGTGCTAGCTGTAAGGGTGAGTTCCTTTGCGGATTGGCCATCTAGTCTATCACAGACCCCTAGAGATTTGGCAGTTGCAGGGTTTCTGTATGCAGGTTACGGGGATTACACCCGTTGTTTCTTTTGTGGGGGAGGATTGCGTAACTGGGAGCCTGGAGACGATCCGTGGACCGAACATGCCCGATGGTTTCCGAAGTGTGCTTTTGTGAGACAGAACAAAGGAGACGAGTTTGTTGCCTTGGTTCAAATTCAGCACCAAGAACTG GAAGCTATGGGAGCACCAAACGAACACCAGGCGAGAGATCACGCAACTGGACCCGAAAACGTAACCTCAGAACGTTCATCAGAACCAGATGTTTCTACTCTTCCAGCATTCCAGAGTGTTCTCGAAATGGGATATCCATCTCATGTTATACAACAAACTTTCGAttttctaaaaaacaaaaaag agtgCATAAACATTAAGGCCGAAGAAGTAATGGAGGTCATTTTGTCAGGTGATGACATACCACCATCTTCTGTTGCGAAAACATCAGACTATGTCAAGGAGGCTACTGCAAGGTCATATGAAGATAGTATAAATGCAAATGAGCAGCAAACGAAATCTTCCTTAATGGCAGTTACGAAAGAATCTGACGAAGCAG ACACTCGCTCGTTGATCGAGGAGAACAGACAACTGAAGGACCTCAGGATGTGTAAGATCTGTATGGAGAAGGACGCCTCCATCGCCATGTTGCCGTGTGGGCATCTTTGTTGTTGTGCGGACTGTGCTCCTGCAATGCGGAAATGTCCAATATGTCGGCAGTTCGTGAAGGGGACTGTCCGTACTTGGCTTGCATGA